In the Halodesulfovibrio sp. genome, one interval contains:
- a CDS encoding RidA family protein, with product MYKAVNSKNVPEAVGPYSHGAEFGNLVMTSGQLPIDAATGEIPATAAEQARVSLENVKKTLEEAGTSLNNVMKTTVFVSDLENFAAINEVYASYFSEPFPARSCVEVARLPKDVFVEIEAIAVK from the coding sequence ATGTACAAAGCAGTTAACAGCAAAAATGTTCCTGAAGCTGTAGGTCCTTACTCTCATGGAGCAGAGTTTGGTAACTTGGTTATGACATCCGGTCAGCTTCCTATTGATGCTGCAACTGGCGAAATTCCTGCAACCGCTGCGGAACAGGCTCGCGTTTCATTGGAAAATGTGAAGAAGACTTTGGAAGAAGCAGGTACTTCACTGAATAACGTTATGAAAACAACAGTTTTTGTAAGCGATCTTGAAAACTTTGCTGCAATTAATGAAGTATATGCATCTTACTTCTCCGAACCTTTTCCGGCACGTAGTTGCGTAGAAGTTGCCCGTCTTCCAAAAGACGTGTTCGTTGAAATTGAAGCAATCGCTGTTAAGTAA
- a CDS encoding PAS domain-containing protein: protein MPQESSSQRTIDRYIPLVKFLGTFLGSKCEIVLHDAVIKEKSVLAIANGHISGRTVGAPLTDLALQFLVTEKYKESDWVMGYHTQSSLGAPLHSATYFIREDDGSLAGMLCMNLEISDIVQARELLNRFIDAAGFDGCPKVPAGENVICNSNVETFTDNIEELTEGIIRNVVHQASVSPERMTTDEKMEIMRKLQARGVFLLKGSVALVAEVLAASEATIYRYLNKL, encoded by the coding sequence TTGCCTCAAGAATCTAGTTCGCAGCGTACAATTGATCGTTACATACCATTGGTAAAATTTCTAGGCACTTTTTTAGGAAGCAAATGTGAAATTGTTCTACATGATGCTGTAATAAAAGAAAAATCTGTTTTAGCTATTGCGAATGGGCATATTTCAGGAAGGACAGTTGGTGCTCCTTTAACGGATTTGGCTTTGCAATTTCTTGTTACCGAAAAATACAAAGAGTCAGACTGGGTTATGGGGTATCATACTCAGTCAAGCCTTGGTGCTCCTTTGCATTCTGCCACATACTTTATTCGCGAAGATGATGGCTCACTTGCTGGCATGCTTTGTATGAATTTAGAAATATCCGACATTGTTCAAGCACGCGAGCTGTTGAATCGATTTATTGATGCAGCAGGTTTTGATGGATGCCCTAAGGTTCCTGCTGGTGAAAATGTTATTTGTAACTCTAATGTTGAGACTTTTACGGATAATATTGAGGAGCTTACAGAAGGTATTATTCGCAATGTGGTGCATCAGGCGTCTGTCTCACCAGAACGTATGACTACTGATGAAAAGATGGAGATTATGCGCAAGCTACAGGCGCGCGGAGTTTTTCTGCTCAAAGGTTCTGTTGCGTTGGTTGCTGAGGTGCTTGCTGCTTCTGAAGCCACCATTTATCGATACCTGAATAAATTATGA